A part of Podarcis raffonei isolate rPodRaf1 chromosome 12, rPodRaf1.pri, whole genome shotgun sequence genomic DNA contains:
- the TTC21A gene encoding tetratricopeptide repeat protein 21A isoform X1, whose product MADEDPQALAKILYYAQEKYFNYVVQVTNIELAKHANDPVLLFFKGFGTLLLGRIQEGIVLLENARKRHVDVSLCCLLGLIYAHKRCENVDTSALLDLETKLKEARKTAGSNALYYAGMFLWLLNKNDKAKEYVDRMLKVSNGAREGLVLKGWIYVTSDKAHAAKKAIKYLDEGIQDNTEIFGMMGKAKYFMVQQNYSGALEIISQLVVTFPLFTPAIVIKMRLHLASQDWEQTAEESKRILSKDPNDIDGLQYMVVNHLAITGNKVLALQMLREFIVALELKEPQRSELHLQKILAISRLCGKNQNILREVYEFVKDSGSNLISSNAHYANELGYLLILQGCWKEASEWYAKASELNENTADSMTGSIWCQVLGGKIEEAENQLEFLKEVQQSTGKSALLAYLQGVIASRKNNDQAACAFLNEAAELHCSALHGLPLSIEYYEKLNPMFMIEIVKEYLVFCPKQPRLPGQVLSSLLKQVTIILNPLVKATPGMIEPLYLMAQVKYLSGELETAQGTLQRCLELDPTSTDANLLMAQIHLSQGNIKECVHSLEIGVSYNFQLRDSPWYHFIRARALNKAGEYPEAIKVLKMLISLPQMKGEAKKGQGPRIVISEQVSIYLELAEALRFNGELHEATKIMQDAIIEFNGTSEETRVMVANVDLALSKGEVDSALTMLRNVTPCQPYYTEVKEKMAQIYLQVRKDKRLYIGCYCELCENMPSPHTSLLLGDAYMNIQEPEKALEVYEAAQKKNPLDATVARKIGKAFVSTHQYNKAVNYYEVALKMSEQDFLCHDLADLLLKLKKFGKAEKVLNQALDHDPVDDLPSMKKDVRNLMLLAKICETTKRGEVVLDTLNMAYDIQQRILKRVRVEQPELIPSQKQVLLMICVQFAKFYQAEKEYEKALKYYTEALSCVPTDSKIMLELAQLYLMQEDTEQCEHYCTLLLQDDESNEIGTMMMANLMFRKESYEEAISLYRNVLEKSPDNFLVMENLIDLLRRSGKLDEATHFFELAKRKSSRTALDPGYNYCMGLYCWHMMQPNQALKFFNKARKDSDWGQKALGHMIQICLNPDNDIIGRETLGNQNTMDTSNLKEKKESEQHGIRTAEKLLKEFYPHSQEGQNQVELLQSYCLMATRETHNVEKALKVFTEMCQNERDSVSAVLAVSQAYILLKQPLKARNQLKRLMKAKWSLTEADDLEKCWILLADSYTACGKFDCAIELVKRCLRHNKSCSKAYECLGYIAEKEKAYKDAAANYELAWKHSHQANPTVGFKLAFNYLKDKRYVEAIDVCHDVLKACPEYPKIREEILEKAQTAIKP is encoded by the exons ATGGCTGACGAAGACCCTCAGGCCCTG GCTAAAATTCTGTACTATGCTCAAGAAAAATACTTCAACTATGTTGTTCAAGTGACAAACATTGAACTGGCAAAACATGCTAATGATccagtgctgttgtttttcaaGGGTTTTGGAACATTGCTTCTTG GCCGAATTCAAGAAGGCATTGTACTACTAGAGAATGCCCGGAAGCGCCATGTAGACGTTTCCTTATGTTGCCTCCTGGGTCTCATTTATGCACACAAAAGATGTGAAAACGTTG ATACTTCTGCCCTTTTGGACTTGGAAACCAAATTAAAGGAAGCGCGGAAGACGGCCGGAAGTAATGCATTGTATTATGCTGGAATGTTTCTGTGGCTCCTGAATAAAAATGATAAAGCAAAAGAGTATGTTGACCGAATGCTGAAAGTGTCTAATGGAGCAAGAGAG GGACTAGTTTTGAAAGGATGGATATATGTTACCAGTGACAAAGCTCATGCTGCTAAGAAGGCTATAAAATATTTGGATGAAGGGATTCAAGACAATACAGAAATATTTGGGATGATGGGAAAG GCAAAATATTTCATGGTGCAACAGAATTACTCCGGAGCTCTGGAAATAATTAGCCAGTTAGTTGTTACTTTCCCTTTATTTACACCAGCCATTGTCATCAAGATGAGACTACATTTAGCATCACAGGACtgggagcaaactgcagaagaaagTAAACG AATCCTAAGCAAGGATCCAAATGATATAGATGGACTCCAGTACATGGTTGTAAATCATCTTGCTATTACTGGGAATAAAGTTTTG GCACTGCAAATGCTTAGAGAATTTATTGTTGCTTTGGAGTTGAAGGAGCCCCAAAGATCCGAACTTCACCTTCAAAAAATCCTTGCAATCAGCAGACTG TGCGGGAAGAATCAAAATATCCTCCGGGAAGTGTATGAGTTTGTTAAAGACTCAGGTAGCAACCTAATATCTAGTAATGCACATTATGCGAATGAGTTAGGATATCTGCTAATTCTTCAAGGGTGTTGGAAGGAAGCATCTGAATGGTATGCAAAAGCCTCCGAGTTGAATGAAAACACTGCAGATTCAATGACAG GATCTATATGGTGCCAGGTGCTTGGAGGGAAAATAGAAGAAGCAGAGAATCAACTGGAGTTTCTAAAGGAAGTTCAGCAGTCTACGGGAAAATCTGCA CTTCTAGCTTATCTTCAAGGTGTGATTGCTTCAAGGAAAAACAATGATCAGGCTGCCTGTGCCTTTCTCAACGAAGCTGCAGAACTTCATTGTTCTGCTTTGCATGGACTTCCTCTAAGCATTGAATACTATGAAAAGCTGAACCCCATGTTTATGATTGAAATTGTGAAAGAATATTTGGTCTTCTGTCCCAAGCAG CCTCGGTTACCAGGTCAGGTTTTATCTTCACTTCTTAAGCAAGTAACTATAATTTTGAATCCACTAGTGAAAGCCACCCCTGGAATGATTGAGCCTCTTTATCTAATGGCACAGGTTAAATATTTATCAG GAGAACTAGAAACTGCCCAGGGTACTTTGCAGCGTTGTTTAGAATTGGATCCGACATCAACAGATGCCAATCTTCTTATGGCCCAGATCCACCTCTCTCAAGGAAACATCAAAGAATGTGTGCATTCACTTGAAATAGGAGTCAGCTACAATTTTCAG CTTCGTGATTCTCCATGGTATCACTTCATCAGGGCTAGAGCACTGAATAAAGCTGGAGAGTATCCTGAAGCCATAAAAGTCTTAAAAATGCTTATCAGTTTACCTCAAATGAAAGGGGAAGCTAAGAAAGGCCAGGGCCCCCGTATAGTTATAAGTGAACAAGTCTCCATCTATCTGGAACTCGCTGAAGCTCTTCGATTCAATGGGGAACTG CATGAAGCTACTAAGATAATGCAAGATGCCAttattgaatttaatgggacatCAGAAGAAACCCGCGTCATGGTTGCTAATGTAGATTTGGCTCTCAGCAAAGGGGAAGTTGATTCAGCCCTAACTATGCTGAGGAATGTCACACCATGCCAACCGTATTACACTGAGGTTAAGGAAAAAATGGCTCAGATATACCTTCAAGTTCGAAAGGATAAGAGACTGTATATTGGATGCTATTG TGAGTTGTGTGAAAATATGCCAAGTCCTCATACAAGCCTTCTCTTGGGGGATGCCTACATGAATATTCAAGAG CCTGAGAAAGCTTTGGAAGTTTATGAAGCAGCTCAGAAGAAGAATCCTTTGGATGCAACAGTAGCAAGGAAAATTGGGAAAGCCTTCGTGTCCACCCATCAATATAACAAG GCTGTCAATTACTATGAAGTTGCTCTAAAAATGAGTGAGCAGGACTTCTTGTGCCATGATCTTGCCGATCTCCTGTTGAAGCTCAAAAAATTTGGCAAAGCAGAGAAAGTTCTAAACCAAGCACTAGATCATGACCCTG TTGACGATCTGCCATCAATGAAGAAGGATGTTAGGAACCTGATGTTACTAGCAAAGATTTGTGAGACAACTAAAAGAGGAGAAGTTGTTCTGGATACTCTGAACATG gCATACGACATCCAGCAAAGGATACTGAAGCGTGTCCGTGTAGAGCAGCCTGAATTGATTCCTTCCCAGAAACAGGTGTTGTTAATGATCTGTGTACAGTTTGCCAAGTTCTACCAAGCAGAGAAGGAATATGAAAAAGCTTTGAAGTACTACACGGAAGCTCTATCCTGCGTTCCAACTGATAGTAAG aTAATGTTGGAATTAGCTCAGCTGTATTTGATGCAAGAAGATACAGAGCAGTGTGAGCATTATTGTACTCTCCTGCTTCAAGATGACGAGAGCAATGAAATTGGAACAATG ATGATGGCCAACCTTATGTTCAGAAAAGAGTCATACGAAGAAGCTATAAGTCTGTACCGGAATGTTCTGGAGAAATCTCCAG ATAACTTCTTGGTCATGGAGAATTTGATTGACTTACTGAGAAGAAGTGGTAAACTTGATGAAGCAACACACTTTTTTGAACTGGCCAAGAGAAAATCATCTCGAACAGCTTTGGATCCCGGTTATAACTACTGCATGGGACTTTATTGCTG GCACATGATGCAGCCCAATCAGGCACTGAAGTTCTTCAACAAAGCACGTAAGGATAGTGACTGGGGCCAGAAAGCCCTTGGCCATATGATTCAGATATGCCTAAATCCTGACAATGACATAATAGGCAGAGAGACTTTAGGAAACCAGAATACCATGGATACTAG TAAtctgaaggaaaagaaagaatctGAACAGCATGGCATACGTACAGCCGAGAAGCTTCTCAAAGAGTTTTATCCTCACTCACAAGAAGGGCAGAATCAAGTAGAGCTGTTACAGAGCTACTGCTTAATGGCCACGAGAGAGACACATAATGTGGAGAAGGCCCTGAAAGTATTTACTGAAATGTGCCAAAATGAG AGGGACAGCGTTTCAGCCGTTTTAGCAGTGTCTCAAGCATACATACTTCTTAAGCAGCCACTCAAAGCCAGGAACCAGCTGAAGCGCTTGATGAAAGCAAAATGGAGTTTGACAGAAGCTGATGACTTAGAAAAGTGTTGGATTTTATTGGCAGACAGCTACACTGCATGTGGGAAGTTTGACTGTGCAATTGAGCTAGTGAAGCGCTGCTTGCGGCACAATAAG tcgTGCTCTAAAGCTTATGAATGCTTGGGATATATCGCAGAAAAGGAAAAGGCCTACAAAGACGCTGCAGCCAATTATGAATTAGCTTGGAAACATAGTCACCAAGCAAATCCTACTGTTG GATTTAAACTTGCTTTCAACTATCTAAAAGATAAGAGATACGTGGAAGCAATAGATGTGTGCCATGAT GTTCTGAAGGCATGCCCAGAATATCCAAAAATTAGAgaagaaattttggaaaaggctCAAACAGCAATTAAACCTTAG
- the TTC21A gene encoding tetratricopeptide repeat protein 21A isoform X2, with amino-acid sequence MHTKDVKTLGLVLKGWIYVTSDKAHAAKKAIKYLDEGIQDNTEIFGMMGKAKYFMVQQNYSGALEIISQLVVTFPLFTPAIVIKMRLHLASQDWEQTAEESKRILSKDPNDIDGLQYMVVNHLAITGNKVLALQMLREFIVALELKEPQRSELHLQKILAISRLCGKNQNILREVYEFVKDSGSNLISSNAHYANELGYLLILQGCWKEASEWYAKASELNENTADSMTGSIWCQVLGGKIEEAENQLEFLKEVQQSTGKSALLAYLQGVIASRKNNDQAACAFLNEAAELHCSALHGLPLSIEYYEKLNPMFMIEIVKEYLVFCPKQPRLPGQVLSSLLKQVTIILNPLVKATPGMIEPLYLMAQVKYLSGELETAQGTLQRCLELDPTSTDANLLMAQIHLSQGNIKECVHSLEIGVSYNFQLRDSPWYHFIRARALNKAGEYPEAIKVLKMLISLPQMKGEAKKGQGPRIVISEQVSIYLELAEALRFNGELHEATKIMQDAIIEFNGTSEETRVMVANVDLALSKGEVDSALTMLRNVTPCQPYYTEVKEKMAQIYLQVRKDKRLYIGCYCELCENMPSPHTSLLLGDAYMNIQEPEKALEVYEAAQKKNPLDATVARKIGKAFVSTHQYNKAVNYYEVALKMSEQDFLCHDLADLLLKLKKFGKAEKVLNQALDHDPVDDLPSMKKDVRNLMLLAKICETTKRGEVVLDTLNMAYDIQQRILKRVRVEQPELIPSQKQVLLMICVQFAKFYQAEKEYEKALKYYTEALSCVPTDSKIMLELAQLYLMQEDTEQCEHYCTLLLQDDESNEIGTMMMANLMFRKESYEEAISLYRNVLEKSPDNFLVMENLIDLLRRSGKLDEATHFFELAKRKSSRTALDPGYNYCMGLYCWHMMQPNQALKFFNKARKDSDWGQKALGHMIQICLNPDNDIIGRETLGNQNTMDTSNLKEKKESEQHGIRTAEKLLKEFYPHSQEGQNQVELLQSYCLMATRETHNVEKALKVFTEMCQNERDSVSAVLAVSQAYILLKQPLKARNQLKRLMKAKWSLTEADDLEKCWILLADSYTACGKFDCAIELVKRCLRHNKSCSKAYECLGYIAEKEKAYKDAAANYELAWKHSHQANPTVGFKLAFNYLKDKRYVEAIDVCHDVLKACPEYPKIREEILEKAQTAIKP; translated from the exons ATGCACACAAAAGATGTGAAAACGTTG GGACTAGTTTTGAAAGGATGGATATATGTTACCAGTGACAAAGCTCATGCTGCTAAGAAGGCTATAAAATATTTGGATGAAGGGATTCAAGACAATACAGAAATATTTGGGATGATGGGAAAG GCAAAATATTTCATGGTGCAACAGAATTACTCCGGAGCTCTGGAAATAATTAGCCAGTTAGTTGTTACTTTCCCTTTATTTACACCAGCCATTGTCATCAAGATGAGACTACATTTAGCATCACAGGACtgggagcaaactgcagaagaaagTAAACG AATCCTAAGCAAGGATCCAAATGATATAGATGGACTCCAGTACATGGTTGTAAATCATCTTGCTATTACTGGGAATAAAGTTTTG GCACTGCAAATGCTTAGAGAATTTATTGTTGCTTTGGAGTTGAAGGAGCCCCAAAGATCCGAACTTCACCTTCAAAAAATCCTTGCAATCAGCAGACTG TGCGGGAAGAATCAAAATATCCTCCGGGAAGTGTATGAGTTTGTTAAAGACTCAGGTAGCAACCTAATATCTAGTAATGCACATTATGCGAATGAGTTAGGATATCTGCTAATTCTTCAAGGGTGTTGGAAGGAAGCATCTGAATGGTATGCAAAAGCCTCCGAGTTGAATGAAAACACTGCAGATTCAATGACAG GATCTATATGGTGCCAGGTGCTTGGAGGGAAAATAGAAGAAGCAGAGAATCAACTGGAGTTTCTAAAGGAAGTTCAGCAGTCTACGGGAAAATCTGCA CTTCTAGCTTATCTTCAAGGTGTGATTGCTTCAAGGAAAAACAATGATCAGGCTGCCTGTGCCTTTCTCAACGAAGCTGCAGAACTTCATTGTTCTGCTTTGCATGGACTTCCTCTAAGCATTGAATACTATGAAAAGCTGAACCCCATGTTTATGATTGAAATTGTGAAAGAATATTTGGTCTTCTGTCCCAAGCAG CCTCGGTTACCAGGTCAGGTTTTATCTTCACTTCTTAAGCAAGTAACTATAATTTTGAATCCACTAGTGAAAGCCACCCCTGGAATGATTGAGCCTCTTTATCTAATGGCACAGGTTAAATATTTATCAG GAGAACTAGAAACTGCCCAGGGTACTTTGCAGCGTTGTTTAGAATTGGATCCGACATCAACAGATGCCAATCTTCTTATGGCCCAGATCCACCTCTCTCAAGGAAACATCAAAGAATGTGTGCATTCACTTGAAATAGGAGTCAGCTACAATTTTCAG CTTCGTGATTCTCCATGGTATCACTTCATCAGGGCTAGAGCACTGAATAAAGCTGGAGAGTATCCTGAAGCCATAAAAGTCTTAAAAATGCTTATCAGTTTACCTCAAATGAAAGGGGAAGCTAAGAAAGGCCAGGGCCCCCGTATAGTTATAAGTGAACAAGTCTCCATCTATCTGGAACTCGCTGAAGCTCTTCGATTCAATGGGGAACTG CATGAAGCTACTAAGATAATGCAAGATGCCAttattgaatttaatgggacatCAGAAGAAACCCGCGTCATGGTTGCTAATGTAGATTTGGCTCTCAGCAAAGGGGAAGTTGATTCAGCCCTAACTATGCTGAGGAATGTCACACCATGCCAACCGTATTACACTGAGGTTAAGGAAAAAATGGCTCAGATATACCTTCAAGTTCGAAAGGATAAGAGACTGTATATTGGATGCTATTG TGAGTTGTGTGAAAATATGCCAAGTCCTCATACAAGCCTTCTCTTGGGGGATGCCTACATGAATATTCAAGAG CCTGAGAAAGCTTTGGAAGTTTATGAAGCAGCTCAGAAGAAGAATCCTTTGGATGCAACAGTAGCAAGGAAAATTGGGAAAGCCTTCGTGTCCACCCATCAATATAACAAG GCTGTCAATTACTATGAAGTTGCTCTAAAAATGAGTGAGCAGGACTTCTTGTGCCATGATCTTGCCGATCTCCTGTTGAAGCTCAAAAAATTTGGCAAAGCAGAGAAAGTTCTAAACCAAGCACTAGATCATGACCCTG TTGACGATCTGCCATCAATGAAGAAGGATGTTAGGAACCTGATGTTACTAGCAAAGATTTGTGAGACAACTAAAAGAGGAGAAGTTGTTCTGGATACTCTGAACATG gCATACGACATCCAGCAAAGGATACTGAAGCGTGTCCGTGTAGAGCAGCCTGAATTGATTCCTTCCCAGAAACAGGTGTTGTTAATGATCTGTGTACAGTTTGCCAAGTTCTACCAAGCAGAGAAGGAATATGAAAAAGCTTTGAAGTACTACACGGAAGCTCTATCCTGCGTTCCAACTGATAGTAAG aTAATGTTGGAATTAGCTCAGCTGTATTTGATGCAAGAAGATACAGAGCAGTGTGAGCATTATTGTACTCTCCTGCTTCAAGATGACGAGAGCAATGAAATTGGAACAATG ATGATGGCCAACCTTATGTTCAGAAAAGAGTCATACGAAGAAGCTATAAGTCTGTACCGGAATGTTCTGGAGAAATCTCCAG ATAACTTCTTGGTCATGGAGAATTTGATTGACTTACTGAGAAGAAGTGGTAAACTTGATGAAGCAACACACTTTTTTGAACTGGCCAAGAGAAAATCATCTCGAACAGCTTTGGATCCCGGTTATAACTACTGCATGGGACTTTATTGCTG GCACATGATGCAGCCCAATCAGGCACTGAAGTTCTTCAACAAAGCACGTAAGGATAGTGACTGGGGCCAGAAAGCCCTTGGCCATATGATTCAGATATGCCTAAATCCTGACAATGACATAATAGGCAGAGAGACTTTAGGAAACCAGAATACCATGGATACTAG TAAtctgaaggaaaagaaagaatctGAACAGCATGGCATACGTACAGCCGAGAAGCTTCTCAAAGAGTTTTATCCTCACTCACAAGAAGGGCAGAATCAAGTAGAGCTGTTACAGAGCTACTGCTTAATGGCCACGAGAGAGACACATAATGTGGAGAAGGCCCTGAAAGTATTTACTGAAATGTGCCAAAATGAG AGGGACAGCGTTTCAGCCGTTTTAGCAGTGTCTCAAGCATACATACTTCTTAAGCAGCCACTCAAAGCCAGGAACCAGCTGAAGCGCTTGATGAAAGCAAAATGGAGTTTGACAGAAGCTGATGACTTAGAAAAGTGTTGGATTTTATTGGCAGACAGCTACACTGCATGTGGGAAGTTTGACTGTGCAATTGAGCTAGTGAAGCGCTGCTTGCGGCACAATAAG tcgTGCTCTAAAGCTTATGAATGCTTGGGATATATCGCAGAAAAGGAAAAGGCCTACAAAGACGCTGCAGCCAATTATGAATTAGCTTGGAAACATAGTCACCAAGCAAATCCTACTGTTG GATTTAAACTTGCTTTCAACTATCTAAAAGATAAGAGATACGTGGAAGCAATAGATGTGTGCCATGAT GTTCTGAAGGCATGCCCAGAATATCCAAAAATTAGAgaagaaattttggaaaaggctCAAACAGCAATTAAACCTTAG